In Propionicimonas paludicola, a single window of DNA contains:
- a CDS encoding ABC transporter substrate-binding protein yields MTAQRRTRRWRVAAIGLAAGLVLPLAACAGPAQQPQASGPTHITFWNWYQGSDGPTVEALVKKFNESQSKVVVDMTIMPKDTMIQKLLPAYASGDGPTLIAVGHEMTTQYITKKVVQPIDDFYGEGKLDKSVLPKATIDATTYDGKLYGAPMSAAPLMLYYNKTLFAKAGVNPPTTLTEMAEAAKKITVYKEGENTTNIYGLAQGMFSGIHSWTAYFRNDGGGYVSEDRKKSILDSPENIKVLNYWTDLFRNSHISPIGISVPDAQALFAAGRAGMVIDGPWGAGNYKKSGVDFGVVAFPKGSVTQTTMIVGTPILVASGISDAQRQASLEFLKFWNSTESQTTWAVKSGYPPTRSDIPMADLSANPVPEMFTKAVGAESHMRGVVNFQTILDDVVNPAIQKVMNGQGTAEEVLPEASKQLQALLG; encoded by the coding sequence ATGACAGCACAACGCCGAACTCGCCGGTGGCGGGTCGCGGCTATCGGGTTGGCTGCGGGATTGGTTCTCCCGCTGGCGGCCTGCGCCGGTCCGGCGCAGCAGCCGCAGGCGTCCGGCCCGACCCACATCACCTTCTGGAACTGGTACCAGGGATCCGATGGCCCCACCGTTGAGGCCTTGGTGAAGAAGTTCAACGAGTCCCAGTCCAAGGTCGTCGTCGACATGACGATCATGCCGAAGGACACCATGATCCAGAAGCTGCTCCCGGCCTACGCCTCCGGCGACGGCCCCACCCTGATCGCCGTCGGCCACGAGATGACCACGCAGTACATCACCAAGAAGGTCGTCCAGCCGATCGATGACTTCTACGGGGAGGGCAAGCTCGACAAGTCCGTCCTGCCCAAGGCCACGATCGACGCGACCACCTACGACGGCAAGCTCTACGGTGCGCCGATGAGCGCGGCTCCGCTGATGCTCTATTACAACAAGACGCTCTTCGCGAAGGCTGGGGTGAACCCGCCGACCACGCTCACCGAGATGGCCGAGGCCGCCAAGAAGATCACCGTCTACAAGGAGGGTGAGAACACCACCAACATCTACGGGCTCGCCCAGGGCATGTTCTCCGGAATCCACTCCTGGACCGCGTACTTCCGCAATGACGGCGGCGGCTACGTGAGCGAGGATCGCAAGAAGTCGATCTTGGACTCGCCGGAGAACATCAAGGTCCTGAACTACTGGACCGACCTGTTCCGGAACAGCCACATCTCGCCGATCGGCATCTCGGTGCCGGACGCCCAGGCGCTGTTCGCGGCCGGACGGGCCGGCATGGTCATCGACGGACCGTGGGGCGCGGGCAACTACAAGAAGAGCGGTGTCGACTTCGGTGTCGTCGCCTTCCCCAAGGGTTCGGTCACCCAGACGACGATGATCGTCGGGACCCCGATCCTGGTTGCCTCGGGCATCTCCGACGCTCAGCGTCAGGCCTCCCTGGAGTTCCTGAAGTTCTGGAACAGCACGGAGTCCCAGACCACCTGGGCCGTGAAGTCCGGTTACCCTCCCACCCGCAGTGACATCCCGATGGCCGATCTGTCGGCCAACCCGGTTCCGGAGATGTTCACCAAGGCGGTCGGTGCCGAGTCCCACATGCGCGGTGTCGTGAACTTCCAGACGATCCTCGACGACGTCGTCAATCCGGCCATTCAGAAGGTGATGAACGGCCAGGGGACCGCGGAGGAAGTGCTGCCCGAGGCATCCAAGCAGCTCCAGGCACTTCTGGGCTGA